A segment of the Streptomyces sp. P9-A2 genome:
CGCCCTCATGCACCTGCTCGGCGACGCCAACTGGTGGCTGCCGCGCCGGCTGGACCGGATCCTGCCGCGCATCAGCATCGAACCGCCCGAGAGCCGTGCCGCCCATGAGAGGCTGGCCGCCGCCACCGACACCGAGGTGGAGGACGTGCTCGCCAAGGAGGAACGGCAGACGGATGTACGCCATACGACTGGGTGACGACGGAGCCGAACTGCGCCCCCTGGAGCCCTGGCACGCGCAGGAGTTCCTCGCCCATCTGGAGCGGGGCCGGGAATTCATCAACCAGTACGTCCCCTTCGGCTCCAAGGCCGTCGACGTGCCCACCGCGCGGGAGACCCTCCAGCGGTACGCCGACCTCCGCGCCGCCGACACGGCCGCGCTGCACGGCCTGTGGCTGGACGGCACCCTGGTGGGCGGGGTGCTCACGCTGAACTTCGACGCCGCGGGCGGCACCTGCGAGGTCGGCTGCTGGCTGGAGCCGGCCGCCACCGGGCACGGGCTGGTCACCCGCGCCATGCGGGTGCTGATCGACTGGGTGATCGACCAGCGGGGCATCCACCGCGTGGAGTGGGTCGCCGCCGCCGGCAACGAGCCCAGCCTCAACATCGCCCGCCGGCTCGGCATGACCCGCGACGGGGTACGGCGCCAGTCCCATCTCCACCACGGCGTACGGCACGACCTGGAGGTGTGGTCGGTGCTGGCTCCCGAATGGCGGCAGGCACGCGCGGCGCACAGCGGGCGTTAAGGGACTTCTCAGAGAGCGTCCGTACGGTGCGACCCATGGAAACCAGGACCGAGACCGAGAAGGCGGCCAAGGCCGAGG
Coding sequences within it:
- a CDS encoding GNAT family N-acetyltransferase, which produces MYAIRLGDDGAELRPLEPWHAQEFLAHLERGREFINQYVPFGSKAVDVPTARETLQRYADLRAADTAALHGLWLDGTLVGGVLTLNFDAAGGTCEVGCWLEPAATGHGLVTRAMRVLIDWVIDQRGIHRVEWVAAAGNEPSLNIARRLGMTRDGVRRQSHLHHGVRHDLEVWSVLAPEWRQARAAHSGR